From a region of the Danio aesculapii chromosome 4, fDanAes4.1, whole genome shotgun sequence genome:
- the si:cabz01069013.3 gene encoding gastrula zinc finger protein XlCGF7.1 — protein MEFIKEEREDVKIEEIIVKREDAEEQTDLKPFVCDQCEKSFSSRESLNTHTGSHCGEKQHSCKLCGKTFPLKQYLDSHMSFHAGVLSFICYECEKGFKLKSTFKKHMLTHFIDGFFTCQLCGRKFNTWGYFERHRRVHTGEKPFSCQQCPKTFARKEQLKLHMRVHTGEKPFTCQQCGKSFAQTGQLKIHSTVHTGEKPFICQECGRGFSQAQNLKIHMRIHTGEKLFICQECGKSFRQLGGLSVHMSIHTGEKPYSCQQCGWSFRVKTNLTAHMFVHTGEKNFTCHVCGVSFRAKKTLSSHLRIHESSEREEFTCRPECLID, from the exons ATGGAGTTCATTAAAGAGGAGAGGGAAGACGTGAAGATTGAAGAAATAATAGTCAAACGAGAAGATGCTGAGGAACAAACAG ACCTGAAGCCAtttgtgtgtgatcagtgtgaaAAGAGCTTCTCAAGCAGAGAATCCTTGAATACTCATACGGGTAGTCACTGTGGAGAGAAACAGCACTCCTGCAAACTGTGTGGAAAAACTTTTCCATTAAAACAATATCTGGATTCTCACATGAGCTTTCACGCTGGAGTCTTGTCTTTCATATGCTACGAGTGTGAAAAAGGTTTCAAACTTAAAAGCACCTTTAAAAAGCACATGCTAACACACTTTATAGATGGCTTTTTTACATGCCAGCTGTGTGGAAGGAAATTCAATACATGGGGATACTTCGAGCGGCACAGGAGAGTTCACACCGGAGAAAAACCTTTCAGCTGCCAACAGTGTCCAAAGACTTTTGCTCGAAAAGAACAACTCAAGctccacatgagagttcacaccggagagaaacccttcacctgccaacaatgtggaaaaagttttGCTCAAACAGGACAACTTAAAATCCACTCCACTGTTCACACAGGAGAGAAGCCTTTCATCTGCCAAGAGTGCGGAAGGGGTTTTTCTCAAGCTCAGAACCTTAAaatccacatgagaattcacaccggagagaagcttTTCATCTGCCaagagtgtgggaagagtttcagacaacTAGGGGGTCTTTCAGTCCACATGAGCATTCACACCGGAGAAAAACCTTACAGCTGCCAACAGTGCGGATGGAGTTTCAGGGTAAAAACGAACCTTACAGCGCACATGTtcgttcacactggagaaaagaaTTTCACCTGCCACGTGTGTGGTGTGAGTTTCAGAGCTAAAAAAACACTTTCTTCCCATTTGAGAATTCACGAGTCATCAGAGCGAGAAGAATTCACATGTCGACCTGAATGTTTGATTGACTAA
- the si:cabz01069015.1 gene encoding gastrula zinc finger protein XlCGF49.1, giving the protein MCCQCKKSFKVKGTFKKHIQTHFKDGCFTCQLCGKRCKEWGLFEQHMRVHTGEKPFSCQQCEMSFNLKAHLQSHTRVHTGEKPFTCQQCGKSFSQIHNLKAHIRVHTREKPFPCHECGKGFSHSQNLKVHMRTHTGEKRFTCQECGKSFSQLGSVRVHMNIHTGEKPFGCQECGTSFRSQTNLNVHMRVHTEANKFTCQECGASFSQKGGLTIHMKIHTGEKSKNKKDK; this is encoded by the coding sequence ATGTGTTGTCAGTGTAAAAAGAGTTTCAAAGTCAAAGGCACCTTTAAGAAGCACATACAAACTCACTTTAAAGATGGCTGCTTTACATGTCAGCTGTGTGGAAAGCGATGCAAAGAATGGGGATTATTTGAGCagcacatgagagttcacaccggAGAAAAACCTTTCAGCTGCCAACAGTGTGAGATGAGTTTCAATCTAAAAGCGCACCTCCAAAGCCACacaagagttcacactggagagaaaccattcacatgccaacaatgtggaaaaagtttcTCTCAAATCCATAACCTCAAGGCCCACATAAGAGTTCACACCAGAGAAAAACCCTTTCCCTGTCATGAGTGTGGAAAGGGTTTTTCTCACTCTCAGaaccttaaagtccacatgagaactcacacAGGAGAAAAGCGGTTCACCTGCCaggagtgtgggaagagtttcagtcaaCTAGGGAGCGTTCGAGTCCACATGAACATTCACACCGGAGAAAAACCTTTCGGATGCCAAGAGTGCGGAACCAGTTTCAGATCACAAACTAACCTCAATgtccacatgagagttcacactgaaGCAAACAAGTTCACCTGCCAAGAGTGTGGAGCGAGTTTCAGTCAAAAAGGAGGCCTTACGATCCACATGaaaattcacaccggagagaaatcCAAAAATAAGAAAgataaataa